In a single window of the Streptomyces sp. HUAS ZL42 genome:
- a CDS encoding MarR family winged helix-turn-helix transcriptional regulator, producing MADHDEHPADLPECPSAQGVGLLPAELRAWMVLLAATGAVEQRLRSVVKEKLDVSHDEFLVLCLLAEQPAEGLRMTRIAELLGRPKTRLTYQIACLQHAGLVTRKSVCGDKRGVEVTLTDKARRLLQEASSPLAETVAEALARFVGPEQCEAMRGLLPDLTKD from the coding sequence ATGGCAGACCACGATGAGCACCCCGCCGACCTGCCCGAATGTCCGTCCGCACAGGGCGTCGGGCTGCTGCCGGCCGAGCTGCGCGCCTGGATGGTCCTGCTGGCCGCGACCGGTGCGGTGGAGCAACGGCTGCGCTCCGTCGTGAAGGAGAAGCTCGACGTCTCGCACGACGAGTTCCTCGTCCTGTGCCTGCTGGCGGAGCAGCCCGCGGAGGGCCTGCGCATGACGCGTATCGCGGAGCTCCTGGGCCGCCCCAAGACCCGTCTCACTTACCAGATCGCCTGCCTCCAGCACGCCGGTCTCGTCACCCGCAAGTCGGTCTGCGGCGACAAGCGAGGCGTCGAGGTCACCCTCACCGACAAGGCCCGCCGCCTGCTGCAGGAGGCCTCCAGCCCGCTCGCCGAAACAGTCGCCGAGGCCCTCGCCCGGTTCGTGGGGCCGGAGCAGTGCGAGGCGATGCGCGGGTTG
- a CDS encoding ATP-binding protein, whose protein sequence is MAVPSSSSTSSPPFPAPRKNAGRHPDRPHVTELHLSAFARHRGAGFPFGPLTLLAGPSGSGKSGALRAYEALARLGGGAELGEVFPDPVAHVPERARPDAQRRRGFRIGCTADGPEGPVRLDVAVQAEPELRIVGERLTAGGLVLLETALRDPGGRSVQAAWHTGGSSPVTRAPMPDDRLGTPLLPLRVAGRTDGQRHVLAAAQQMVVALRSVFACDPRPGGMRAPVPTGSGRLLGGCGNLADVLWRTRSECGRRHAQLVAAVRAGCAGPVTDVLAELPGDGTVRALLDRGDGIRTDLGRLGEGELRYLALTLVLLTGPGVLEVDPAGEVPAAMQTLTVLADGLDRGLDARQRGELLRLAARMCERGHIRLVGAVSDASWAAGADGVSVVHLEP, encoded by the coding sequence ATGGCCGTGCCGTCTTCGTCCTCGACCAGCTCTCCACCGTTTCCGGCACCCCGGAAGAACGCCGGGAGACACCCCGACCGTCCCCACGTCACCGAACTGCACCTGTCCGCCTTCGCCCGGCACCGCGGTGCCGGATTCCCGTTCGGACCCCTCACCCTCCTCGCGGGACCCAGCGGCAGCGGCAAGTCCGGGGCGCTGCGGGCGTACGAGGCGCTCGCCCGCCTCGGTGGCGGTGCCGAGCTCGGTGAGGTGTTCCCCGACCCGGTCGCCCACGTGCCCGAGCGGGCCCGGCCCGACGCCCAGCGCCGCCGCGGCTTCCGCATCGGCTGTACGGCCGACGGTCCCGAGGGCCCGGTCCGGCTCGACGTCGCCGTACAGGCCGAGCCCGAACTGCGCATCGTCGGCGAGCGGTTGACGGCCGGTGGGCTCGTCCTTCTGGAGACCGCCCTGCGCGATCCGGGCGGGCGGTCCGTGCAGGCCGCCTGGCACACGGGCGGGTCCTCGCCGGTGACCCGCGCCCCGATGCCCGACGACCGGCTCGGGACGCCGCTGCTGCCCCTGCGGGTGGCCGGCCGGACGGACGGTCAGCGCCATGTCCTCGCCGCCGCCCAGCAGATGGTGGTCGCCCTGCGCTCCGTCTTCGCCTGCGACCCGCGGCCGGGAGGCATGCGCGCCCCCGTGCCCACCGGCTCCGGGCGACTGCTCGGCGGCTGCGGCAACCTCGCCGACGTACTGTGGCGCACCCGGAGCGAGTGCGGGCGGCGGCACGCCCAGCTGGTCGCGGCGGTACGGGCCGGATGCGCCGGCCCCGTGACGGACGTGCTCGCAGAGCTGCCGGGCGACGGCACCGTCCGGGCGCTGCTGGACCGGGGCGACGGGATCCGGACGGACCTCGGGCGGCTCGGCGAGGGCGAGTTGAGATACCTCGCCCTCACGCTGGTACTGCTCACCGGGCCGGGCGTGCTGGAGGTCGACCCGGCCGGCGAGGTACCCGCCGCCATGCAGACCCTCACCGTCCTCGCCGACGGGCTCGACCGCGGTCTGGACGCGCGGCAGCGCGGGGAACTGCTGCGACTCGCGGCGCGGATGTGCGAACGCGGCCACATCCGGCTCGTCGGCGCTGTGAGCGAC
- a CDS encoding cell division protein SepF, which produces MECESVRGDPVSRHDVTDEQWEGLAQVVPLRGRDAWPSAVGHRALPEAETEARRRFVVLRVNVFADAREVAETLMAGIPVLLDLTGAETEVAKRVLDFSTGVVFGLASGMHRVDRNVFLLTPPGTEVSGLMKGAGVPGG; this is translated from the coding sequence ATGGAGTGCGAGTCAGTTCGGGGGGATCCGGTGAGCCGTCACGATGTCACCGATGAACAGTGGGAAGGGCTCGCCCAGGTTGTTCCGCTGCGCGGCCGGGACGCCTGGCCGTCCGCGGTGGGCCACCGTGCCCTCCCGGAGGCGGAGACGGAAGCGCGCCGCCGCTTCGTCGTCCTCAGGGTCAATGTCTTCGCCGACGCCCGCGAGGTCGCCGAGACGCTCATGGCGGGCATCCCCGTCCTGCTCGACCTCACCGGCGCGGAGACCGAGGTCGCCAAGCGGGTCCTGGACTTCAGCACAGGCGTCGTCTTCGGCCTGGCCAGCGGGATGCACCGGGTCGACCGGAACGTCTTCCTGCTGACCCCACCCGGCACCGAGGTGAGCGGGCTGATGAAGGGGGCCGGGGTTCCCGGGGGGTGA
- a CDS encoding YceI family protein yields the protein MTVAVETGLWQLDAGASTVGLRHKTMWGLVTVKGTFGVVAGQGEVRADGSAAGTLTLGAATLDTKNAKRDTHLRSADFFDAENHPEITFVVRSAELRDGDTVNVAGQLTVRGISRPQSLTARLTHAGADALTLDAEFTVDRDQFGLGWNQLGMIRGLTTVATTLRFTRTAA from the coding sequence ATGACCGTCGCCGTGGAAACCGGGCTGTGGCAGCTGGACGCCGGCGCGTCCACCGTCGGCCTCCGCCACAAGACGATGTGGGGACTGGTCACCGTCAAGGGCACCTTCGGGGTCGTCGCGGGCCAGGGCGAGGTGCGGGCCGACGGGTCGGCCGCCGGCACCCTGACCCTGGGTGCCGCCACTCTCGACACCAAGAACGCCAAGCGGGACACGCACCTGCGGTCCGCCGACTTCTTCGACGCCGAGAACCACCCCGAGATCACCTTCGTGGTCCGCAGCGCCGAACTCCGGGACGGCGACACCGTGAACGTCGCCGGTCAGCTGACCGTGCGGGGTATCAGCAGGCCGCAGTCCCTCACCGCACGCCTGACGCATGCGGGCGCCGACGCACTGACGCTGGACGCCGAATTCACCGTGGACCGGGACCAGTTCGGCCTGGGCTGGAACCAGCTCGGCATGATCCGCGGTCTGACCACCGTCGCCACCACGCTCCGCTTCACGCGTACGGCAGCCTGA